The Mycolicibacterium insubricum DNA segment CTCGGCTCCGCCGGTACTCGCTCCGCTCGCGCCACCTCCGCCGAGCCTCGCCGAACTGCCGGCCCACACCGCATTCACGTGGCGTTGCGGGTCGAGTTTCACCGCGGAGCGGTCCTCGGCCAGGTGGATCGCCAGCTGCGGCACCCGCAGCAACGGTTCGTCGATGCGGACCAGCCGGTACCCGACGCCACCGGGTGCGCCCGCGTCGATGACGGCGATCATTCCGGAGACGCCGAGGTCGCGGTCCAGCCAGGAGTTCAGCCACGCGCCGCCGTAGGGCTCCAGCGCCACCTGGTGCCAGCCGGCGACCACCCGGTCGGGGTGTTGTTTGACCCGCAGGTTGGGGCTGTCGGTGTGCGCGCCGACCATCCGGAAGCCACGGCCGGATGTTCCGGTGGCGTTCCAGGCGATCAGCGATCCGGCCCGCCGGAGGAAGCAGCGCTGCACATCGGACGGCCAGGCATCCGCCTCGGCCAGCTCGGTGTAGCCCGCCGCCCGCAGCCGTTGCGCCACGGTCTCGCACGCGTGATACGGCGACGGGGATGCGTCGATGAATTCGGCCAGGCCGGCGGCGTTCGCAATGACGGTCTCGGCGGTGTCGGTCATAGCCAATCCTTATCGCAACCCGGGTCGCCGACTGCGACTAGGGTCGTTGATTGTGACGTCCGCAACCACGCAGCCCATCTTGACGCCGCTGACCCCGGCCGCGATCTTCCTCGTCCTGACCATCAACGACGGCGGCGAGGCGACTGTCCACGAAGCACTGACCGACTTCGACCACCAGGTTGCGGCGCTGTCCTTCCGTGTCCCGCAGGCGAACCTGAGTCTGGTCGCCGGGATCGGTTCGCGCGCCTGGGACCGGCTGTTCTCCGGGCCGAAGCCGGCCAAGCTGCATCCGTTCATCGCACTGACCGGCGACCGGCACACCGCCCCGTCGACCCCGGGTGATCTGTTGCTGCACATCAGGGGAGCCACCGCCGACGTCTGCTTCGAGCTGGGTTCTCGGCTGCTGGGATCGATGGCCGGCGCGGTCAGCATCGCCGACGAGGTACACGGCTTCAAATACTTCGACATGCGGGACCTGCTCGGCTTCGTCGATGGCACCGAGAACCCGACCGGGCAGCTGGCCGCCCAAACCGTGCGAATCGGCGACGACGATCCAGCGTTCGCCGACGGCTCCTATGTCCATGTGCAGCGCTACACCCACAATCTGGATGCCTGGAACGCGCTGAGCGTAACCGAGCAGGAACAGGCGATCGGCCGGACCAAGCTGGAGGACATCGAGTTCCCCGACGCCGACAAACCGGCCAACGCGCACATCGCGGTCAACGTCATCGAGGACGAGGACGGCAACGAGCTGAAGATCGTGCGGGCCAACATGCCGTTCGGGACGTTGGCCGACGGCGATTCGGGCACCTATTACATCGCGTATTCCGGCAACCCGG contains these protein-coding regions:
- a CDS encoding Dyp-type peroxidase yields the protein MTSATTQPILTPLTPAAIFLVLTINDGGEATVHEALTDFDHQVAALSFRVPQANLSLVAGIGSRAWDRLFSGPKPAKLHPFIALTGDRHTAPSTPGDLLLHIRGATADVCFELGSRLLGSMAGAVSIADEVHGFKYFDMRDLLGFVDGTENPTGQLAAQTVRIGDDDPAFADGSYVHVQRYTHNLDAWNALSVTEQEQAIGRTKLEDIEFPDADKPANAHIAVNVIEDEDGNELKIVRANMPFGTLADGDSGTYYIAYSGNPDITERMLRRMFIGEPVGNTDRILDFSTAHTGGMFFVPTVDFLASPPPLPGAATGDSLSIGSLKGQPQ